One region of Chryseobacterium sp. SORGH_AS_0447 genomic DNA includes:
- a CDS encoding IS256 family transposase — protein MIDKEELLNNKDFYKSFKNGEDLTSFFKQMHKRAVEHMLEAELDAHLDNEKHEKTKEGNYRNGHGTKKIKSSFGESEIKVPRDRAGSFEPALVPKRHNIIEGLENIIISFYAKGMSVSDIEEQVKELYDFEISSSAISRITNAVASEVVSWQNRPLEDLYLIVWMDGIVFKVRENSKVINKTIYLAVGLNREGKKEVLGMWLGKNESSSFWMGVLTELKARGVEDILITATDNLNGFTQTIRSVFPESQTQICVVHQIRNACKYVVWKDRKEFSADMKHIYTAPTKQAAEAALNDFAEKWESKYSYAIKSWKDNWDELTVFFEFPLEIRKIIYTTNLIENLNGKIRKYTKNKMSFPTDDAVLKSVYLALKEATKKWSMPIQNWGIVLNQFMLIFEERLRL, from the coding sequence ATGATCGACAAAGAAGAATTATTAAACAATAAGGATTTCTACAAGTCCTTTAAAAATGGAGAAGATTTAACCTCTTTCTTCAAACAGATGCACAAACGTGCCGTTGAACACATGCTGGAAGCAGAGCTTGATGCTCATCTGGATAATGAAAAACATGAAAAAACCAAAGAAGGGAACTATCGCAACGGACATGGAACCAAGAAAATAAAATCATCTTTTGGAGAGAGTGAAATCAAAGTTCCCAGAGACAGAGCTGGAAGTTTCGAGCCTGCTTTGGTACCAAAAAGGCACAACATCATCGAAGGTTTGGAGAATATCATTATCTCATTCTACGCCAAAGGCATGAGTGTGAGCGATATCGAAGAACAGGTCAAAGAACTGTACGATTTTGAAATATCTTCCTCTGCCATTTCCAGAATTACCAATGCCGTTGCCTCTGAAGTGGTGAGCTGGCAAAACCGCCCCTTAGAAGATTTGTATTTGATTGTCTGGATGGACGGAATCGTATTCAAGGTTCGTGAGAACTCTAAAGTGATCAACAAGACCATCTATTTGGCAGTAGGATTGAATCGTGAAGGGAAAAAAGAAGTGCTGGGAATGTGGCTCGGTAAGAATGAAAGTTCGAGCTTCTGGATGGGGGTTCTCACAGAACTCAAAGCCCGTGGCGTGGAAGATATTCTGATTACTGCTACCGATAACTTAAACGGATTTACCCAGACCATCCGTTCCGTTTTTCCTGAATCTCAAACCCAGATCTGTGTGGTTCATCAGATCAGAAATGCCTGCAAATATGTGGTTTGGAAGGACAGAAAAGAATTCTCTGCCGATATGAAGCATATTTACACCGCTCCAACAAAACAAGCCGCTGAAGCCGCTTTAAATGATTTTGCAGAAAAATGGGAATCCAAATATTCCTATGCCATCAAATCCTGGAAGGATAATTGGGATGAACTGACCGTATTTTTTGAATTTCCTTTAGAGATTCGTAAAATCATTTATACAACCAATTTAATCGAGAATCTAAACGGTAAAATCCGAAAATACACCAAAAACAAAATGTCTTTCCCTACGGATGATGCAGTCTTGAAATCTGTTTACCTTGCTTTAAAAGAAGCCACAAAAAAATGGTCGATGCCAATCCAGAATTGGGGGATTGTTCTAAACCAATTTATGCTTATTTTTGAAGAAAGGCTCAGATTATAA
- a CDS encoding T9SS type B sorting domain-containing protein has protein sequence MRKLLFLLTIFYCISILSQKKTPENNDYFFYENKGQIVDQDGKANPDVKYLFHSAGLNVQLRSSGFSYDIYQAEKIDEKNTVKEKDSSQRSEKFKYKYHRVDIDLINSNPNTEIISEGKSPDYDNFYNIPNEPNGILNVHRFKKVTYKNIYNKIDLVFFKPNDTLKPIEYNFIVKPGGKVSDIKMKFNGAKTSLKNNKIIMQTRFGEVHENIPYSWITDGKSKEASLISFRQLKENVYGFISKQDSYNKILVIDPVPTLLWIKNLPNLMWNSNTYYRVLANNNQEVYTSFTTIARYNVATSTYTLFDSYSQNYGYISKFDPSGNKIWGIFLGNHQFNYTVDESNLLKDIAITSNNEIYAIGRARDSQGGTNNITTPGAHKEHTVYQGQWVGYDYDAFLVKFNDSGVRLWGTYFGSDNSADSFDCIALDSNENIILGGFGGNTGITTPNAQIPTYIPGSNGIIVKFSPNGQQLYGSYFKILEGVKKINLDSFGNIYVASDDYKQYLIHPETTPGVHQPNMIGYGNAYLAKLNSNFQFQWGTYFGGKNGYGIQYNSDEGKTNIRDFKIDKNNNIILLGNTDSHEKISTPGTHQTTRTSNLGNDIFLTKFSPTGHQIWGTYYGATTSVNVDDDMAYALSVDDNNNPIFSGSTSNDIQIATPNGFLPNDGGGYYYGFFTKFNTMGNQIWGSYFYRTIHSIYAKSNNIYTLGGVALNNNFAKFYDCTSGISVTSNSPVCIGSNIQMNASGGTSYNWTGPNGFTSTLQNPSIPNATAVNSGIYTCQVSGTGSCDGSFTVNVTVGDTVAPIPTLPTLPDITGDCHTIISNIPTATDNCAGTITGTTTDPLSYSSPGTYIIHWIYTDGNGNISTQNQNVTVTAPVLPTAVNTQQTFCASLHPTLADIQITGQNIKWYDAAGTLLAATIPLVNGQTYFASQTINGCESNKVAIQVTVNNTPKPTGNSVQDFCASAAPTLASLVITGASLKFYDAAGNILPITTPLANGTTYFVTQTLNSCESEKLAVTATLSTNNVPANDYSVTLCNSTTGNSMNVNLTTYQSNIIVSPGSYSFTYTDNLGNPISNPSNYLLNVGSTVIYVKVSTPDGCFKVIRLDIALNPKPEFNLPEKIDFCKGKTITLDAGSGYASYLWSNGATTQTITVSAQGNYSVTVTNSFGCQSTDNIQVSYTVLPEIISVNVSNNSATVILSATGNFEYSLDNFTWQDSNIFTNLKIGEYMVYVRTKGGCIIGQKPFSIFNIPNTFTPNGDGFNDQWKIAGLENYPGTEVNVYDRRGLPVFKEVISKKPLVWDGKLNGSQIPTGNYWYTIKVSDGRVYTGWLLIKNRE, from the coding sequence ATGCGAAAACTTTTATTTCTATTGACAATTTTCTATTGTATTTCTATCTTGTCACAGAAAAAAACTCCCGAAAACAATGATTATTTCTTTTATGAAAATAAAGGCCAGATTGTAGATCAGGACGGAAAGGCAAATCCGGATGTAAAGTATCTTTTTCACTCAGCAGGTCTGAATGTACAGCTAAGATCTTCAGGATTTTCCTATGATATATATCAAGCGGAAAAGATCGATGAAAAAAATACAGTAAAAGAGAAGGATTCCTCGCAGAGATCAGAAAAATTTAAATACAAGTATCATAGAGTGGATATAGATTTAATTAATTCTAATCCAAACACAGAAATTATATCTGAAGGGAAATCACCCGATTATGATAATTTTTATAATATTCCTAATGAGCCAAACGGAATTTTAAATGTTCATCGATTTAAAAAAGTGACTTATAAAAATATCTATAATAAAATTGATCTTGTATTTTTTAAACCAAACGATACTTTAAAACCCATTGAATATAATTTCATTGTAAAACCGGGAGGAAAGGTTTCAGACATTAAGATGAAATTTAACGGTGCAAAGACATCATTAAAAAACAATAAAATTATAATGCAGACCCGTTTTGGGGAAGTGCACGAAAATATACCCTATTCCTGGATCACAGACGGAAAGTCCAAAGAAGCATCATTGATCAGCTTCAGACAATTAAAAGAAAATGTTTATGGATTTATAAGTAAACAAGATTCATATAATAAAATTTTAGTTATTGATCCTGTACCAACATTGTTATGGATTAAAAACCTCCCGAACTTGATGTGGAATTCCAATACCTATTATCGGGTTTTGGCAAATAATAACCAAGAGGTTTATACGAGTTTTACGACTATAGCCAGATACAACGTAGCAACAAGTACTTATACATTATTTGACTCTTATTCACAAAACTATGGCTACATTTCAAAATTTGATCCGTCAGGAAACAAAATTTGGGGTATTTTTTTAGGGAATCACCAATTTAACTATACCGTTGACGAGTCTAATCTGCTTAAAGATATTGCAATTACAAGTAATAATGAGATCTACGCTATCGGCCGAGCAAGAGATTCTCAGGGAGGGACTAATAACATTACTACGCCAGGAGCTCATAAAGAACATACTGTATACCAAGGACAATGGGTTGGATATGATTATGATGCTTTCTTAGTTAAATTTAATGATAGCGGCGTTAGACTATGGGGAACATACTTTGGGAGTGATAATTCTGCAGATAGTTTTGACTGTATAGCACTGGATAGCAATGAAAATATTATTTTAGGAGGATTTGGTGGAAATACTGGAATTACGACACCCAATGCCCAAATTCCAACTTACATACCAGGGTCGAACGGTATTATTGTAAAATTTTCACCAAATGGACAACAACTATATGGTTCGTATTTTAAAATATTGGAAGGTGTAAAAAAAATTAATCTTGATAGTTTTGGAAATATTTATGTTGCCAGTGACGATTATAAACAGTATTTGATTCATCCCGAAACAACACCTGGAGTTCATCAGCCAAATATGATAGGATATGGAAATGCATACCTTGCAAAACTAAATAGTAATTTTCAATTTCAATGGGGAACTTATTTTGGAGGTAAAAATGGATATGGAATACAATATAATTCAGATGAAGGAAAAACGAATATCAGAGATTTTAAAATAGATAAAAATAACAACATCATTCTTCTTGGTAATACGGACTCTCATGAGAAGATTTCAACACCGGGAACCCATCAGACAACGCGTACATCGAATCTTGGTAATGATATTTTTTTAACTAAATTTAGTCCTACAGGACATCAGATCTGGGGAACCTATTATGGAGCAACTACCAGTGTGAATGTAGATGATGATATGGCATACGCACTTTCCGTGGATGACAATAATAATCCCATATTTTCAGGATCTACATCTAATGATATCCAGATAGCCACACCAAATGGTTTTCTTCCTAATGATGGAGGAGGTTACTATTATGGTTTTTTTACAAAGTTTAATACTATGGGAAACCAGATCTGGGGAAGCTATTTTTATCGCACAATACACTCTATTTATGCAAAAAGCAATAATATATATACTTTGGGTGGTGTTGCTCTTAATAATAATTTCGCAAAGTTTTATGATTGTACATCAGGAATTTCAGTAACTTCGAATTCTCCCGTTTGTATAGGCTCCAACATTCAAATGAACGCCTCAGGAGGAACTTCCTACAACTGGACCGGACCTAACGGATTCACTTCAACGCTCCAAAATCCGTCGATTCCTAATGCAACGGCCGTCAATTCCGGAATTTATACCTGCCAGGTATCGGGAACCGGAAGCTGCGACGGAAGTTTTACGGTAAATGTAACGGTGGGTGATACTGTAGCACCCATACCGACTTTACCAACCCTTCCCGATATCACCGGAGACTGCCACACCATAATTTCGAACATTCCGACAGCAACGGATAACTGTGCGGGAACGATAACGGGAACGACAACCGATCCGCTCTCATATTCTTCACCGGGAACATACATTATCCACTGGATCTATACTGACGGTAATGGAAATATTTCGACGCAGAACCAGAACGTAACGGTAACCGCTCCTGTGCTTCCAACAGCCGTGAACACCCAGCAAACCTTCTGCGCAAGCCTTCATCCTACCCTTGCCGATATCCAGATTACCGGGCAGAATATCAAATGGTATGATGCGGCAGGAACTCTTTTAGCAGCAACAATACCTTTAGTAAACGGCCAGACATACTTTGCTTCACAAACCATCAATGGCTGTGAAAGTAATAAGGTTGCCATTCAGGTGACAGTAAATAACACGCCAAAACCAACAGGAAATTCAGTTCAGGATTTCTGTGCTTCTGCAGCTCCTACGCTGGCCAGCCTTGTTATTACCGGGGCTTCGCTGAAATTTTACGACGCGGCAGGGAATATTCTACCGATCACCACACCGCTGGCCAATGGAACGACTTATTTTGTGACACAGACCCTGAACAGCTGCGAATCCGAAAAGCTGGCCGTTACGGCAACCCTTTCAACGAATAATGTCCCGGCCAATGATTATTCCGTGACTTTATGTAACAGCACGACCGGAAATTCAATGAATGTAAATTTAACTACCTATCAGTCTAATATTATTGTTAGCCCGGGAAGTTATTCATTTACCTATACGGATAATTTAGGAAACCCAATTTCCAATCCTTCAAACTATCTGCTGAATGTAGGATCAACGGTAATTTACGTAAAGGTTTCCACACCAGACGGATGTTTTAAAGTTATAAGACTAGATATCGCATTGAATCCGAAGCCGGAATTCAATCTTCCCGAAAAAATAGATTTCTGTAAAGGAAAGACTATAACACTTGATGCCGGAAGCGGCTATGCTTCTTATTTGTGGAGCAACGGCGCAACGACACAAACGATTACGGTTTCCGCTCAGGGAAATTATTCCGTAACGGTAACGAACAGCTTCGGATGCCAGAGCACCGATAATATTCAGGTAAGCTACACCGTTTTACCGGAAATCATATCGGTGAATGTAAGCAATAATTCCGCAACGGTCATTCTTTCCGCAACAGGAAACTTTGAATATTCACTGGATAATTTCACCTGGCAGGATTCCAACATTTTCACAAATTTAAAGATCGGTGAATATATGGTTTATGTTAGAACAAAAGGCGGCTGTATTATCGGTCAGAAACCGTTCTCTATTTTCAATATCCCAAATACATTTACTCCGAACGGAGACGGCTTTAATGACCAGTGGAAAATTGCCGGACTGGAAAATTATCCGGGAACTGAGGTGAATGTATATGACCGGAGAGGTCTTCCGGTTTTCAAAGAGGTCATTTCTAAAAAACCACTGGTATGGGATGGCAAACTGAACGGAAGCCAGATCCCGACAGGAAACTACTGGTATACGATAAAAGTATCCGACGGCAGGGTATACACCGGCTGGCTGCTGATCAAAAACAGAGAATAG
- a CDS encoding S1 RNA-binding domain-containing protein, with amino-acid sequence MQIGKTQTLKISDKNNSGWILTDESGEKAFLPKIFTHDDKEIDEEIEVFVYQDDGKLKATTEIPLAEVDEFAVMSCVQSLPSGAFMDWGIIKDLFIPYKQQKTKIVEGKRYLVHIYIDDDLGLITGTTKFKRNPQYEDLPFQKGDKVELIMMNESELGWNVVINKKYIGLIYSSDVFKKLYPLSEETGYIKAIREDGKIDVSLQPEGFENIDEFKKKILDKLEENYGLLHLSDKSSPEEIKDEVQMSKKNFKKAIGGLYKDKIIDILEDKIRLL; translated from the coding sequence ATGCAAATCGGAAAAACCCAGACTTTAAAAATTTCAGATAAAAACAACTCAGGATGGATCCTTACGGACGAATCCGGTGAAAAGGCCTTTCTGCCAAAGATTTTTACCCACGACGATAAGGAAATTGATGAGGAAATTGAAGTTTTTGTATACCAGGATGATGGAAAGTTAAAGGCCACCACAGAAATTCCGTTGGCGGAAGTGGATGAGTTTGCGGTAATGAGCTGTGTTCAGAGCCTGCCGAGCGGTGCTTTTATGGATTGGGGAATCATCAAGGATCTTTTTATCCCGTACAAGCAGCAGAAAACAAAAATCGTCGAAGGCAAAAGATATCTGGTGCATATTTATATCGATGACGACTTGGGGCTGATTACCGGAACCACGAAATTTAAAAGAAACCCGCAATACGAGGATCTTCCTTTTCAGAAAGGCGATAAAGTAGAGCTGATCATGATGAATGAAAGCGAACTGGGCTGGAATGTGGTAATCAATAAAAAGTATATCGGACTGATCTACAGTTCGGATGTTTTCAAAAAGTTATACCCTTTGTCCGAAGAAACCGGATACATCAAAGCCATCCGGGAAGACGGGAAAATCGATGTTTCCCTACAGCCTGAAGGATTTGAGAATATTGATGAATTCAAAAAGAAAATCCTGGACAAGCTGGAAGAAAACTATGGACTGCTTCACTTATCAGACAAATCTTCACCGGAAGAAATTAAAGATGAAGTCCAGATGAGTAAAAAGAATTTCAAAAAAGCCATCGGAGGACTTTATAAAGATAAAATCATCGATATTTTGGAAGATAAAATACGATTGCTATAA
- a CDS encoding NADPH-dependent FMN reductase gives MSQKKFIIGIIVGSLRKASLSLQMAKWIMNFNDLNNYELIPLSNMPIYNEDLETDFPPVEWDSFRQTVKEKDAVLFITPEYNRSVPAVLKNAVDVGSAPHSHNVFNRKPAAIISLSVGKMGAFGANHHLRQSLVFLNMPVMQQPEAYIGESEKLFNADGMILVKSTEDFLNGFLEEFHRWIALHLPHQKY, from the coding sequence ATGAGTCAAAAAAAATTTATCATTGGTATTATAGTGGGAAGTTTAAGAAAAGCATCCCTTTCGTTGCAGATGGCAAAATGGATAATGAATTTTAACGATTTGAATAACTATGAACTGATTCCGCTCAGCAATATGCCTATCTATAATGAAGACCTGGAAACGGATTTTCCTCCCGTAGAATGGGATAGTTTCCGTCAAACCGTTAAAGAAAAAGACGCTGTTCTTTTCATAACCCCGGAATACAACAGATCGGTTCCGGCGGTTCTTAAAAATGCTGTCGATGTCGGTTCCGCTCCTCATAGCCATAATGTATTCAACCGTAAGCCGGCAGCCATCATCAGCCTATCTGTCGGAAAGATGGGCGCTTTCGGAGCTAATCACCATTTGCGGCAGTCCCTCGTATTTCTCAATATGCCCGTCATGCAGCAGCCAGAAGCCTATATCGGAGAAAGTGAGAAACTTTTTAACGCAGACGGGATGATTTTAGTGAAATCCACAGAAGACTTTCTGAATGGGTTTTTAGAAGAATTTCATCGCTGGATTGCCCTTCATTTGCCTCATCAAAAATATTAA
- a CDS encoding helix-turn-helix domain-containing protein, producing the protein MNHLQLLPRAELHPYICSFINIRSRDHSDHPQSFRIVADGNPGLVFQENENSFLGNTEEILPKLFLHGLATQYADKTAISCYNNLIVCFQPYGLKGIFGLDASEFTNTYTDLNVILKTDLQESLSETHSFYDKVKILSEFFLSRIAENKQNQAKIQFIAKTLKTDHTVTCLKNLCLELKISERSLERIMQSYIGVSPKQFSRISRFQSALNFLYHQPICRLSDVAYTFNYSDQSHYIREFREFSGLTPKQFVKQASPIQNLIA; encoded by the coding sequence GTGAATCATCTGCAATTACTTCCACGTGCTGAACTTCATCCTTATATATGTAGTTTCATCAACATCAGGAGCCGGGATCATTCGGATCATCCGCAGTCATTCCGAATCGTGGCAGACGGAAATCCCGGGCTTGTCTTTCAGGAAAATGAAAATTCGTTTTTAGGAAATACAGAAGAAATACTTCCGAAGCTGTTTCTTCACGGTTTAGCTACCCAATATGCCGACAAGACAGCAATCAGCTGTTACAACAATCTTATCGTCTGCTTCCAGCCTTACGGTCTTAAAGGCATTTTTGGTCTGGATGCTTCCGAATTTACCAATACCTACACAGACCTCAACGTAATTCTTAAAACCGATCTGCAAGAAAGTCTTTCCGAAACCCACTCATTTTATGATAAGGTAAAAATCCTGTCGGAATTTTTCCTGAGCCGTATTGCAGAAAACAAACAAAATCAAGCAAAGATTCAATTCATTGCTAAAACATTGAAAACCGATCATACAGTAACCTGCCTGAAAAATTTATGCCTGGAACTTAAAATTTCCGAACGGTCACTGGAACGCATCATGCAGTCTTACATCGGCGTATCGCCAAAGCAGTTTTCCCGGATCTCCCGTTTTCAGTCGGCCCTGAATTTCCTCTATCATCAGCCGATCTGCCGCCTATCAGATGTAGCTTACACTTTTAATTATTCAGATCAGTCGCATTATATCCGGGAATTCCGGGAATTTTCGGGGCTGACTCCGAAGCAATTTGTTAAGCAAGCCTCTCCTATCCAGAATTTAATCGCTTAG
- the lpdA gene encoding dihydrolipoyl dehydrogenase, with translation MSQFDVTVIGSGPGGYVAAIRAAQLGFTTAIIEKYPTLGGTCLNVGCIPSKALLDSSEHFENAKHNFAGHGIIINEPQADIARMIERKNEVIKQNTDGISYLMNKNKITVFEGVGSFESANQIKVTKNDGSTETIESKYTIIATGSKPSSLPFITIDKERVITSTEALNLKEIPKHLVVIGGGVIGLELGSVYLRLGAQVTVVEFMDKIIPGMDGALSKELTKVLKKQGMKFMLSTAVSAVERNGDTVKITAKDKKGEEVVVEGDYCLVSVGRRPFTDGLALEKAGVELDERGRVKVNDHLQTNVANIYAIGDVIKGAMLAHKAEEEGVFVAETLAGQKPHINYNLIPGVVYTWPEVAGVGKTEEQLKEEGVAYKVGSFPMRALGRSRASGDVDGLVKIIADEKTDEVLGMHIVGARAADLIAEGVIAMEFRASAEDIARSSHAHPTYAEAIKEAALDATAKRPIHM, from the coding sequence ATGAGTCAATTCGATGTTACCGTAATCGGTTCCGGTCCTGGTGGTTATGTTGCTGCAATCCGTGCCGCGCAATTAGGTTTCACAACAGCAATTATTGAAAAATACCCGACTTTGGGCGGAACTTGTCTTAACGTGGGATGCATCCCGTCGAAAGCACTTTTAGACAGCTCTGAACATTTCGAGAATGCCAAGCACAATTTTGCAGGCCACGGAATCATTATCAACGAGCCTCAGGCAGACATTGCAAGAATGATCGAGCGTAAAAATGAGGTCATCAAACAAAATACAGACGGGATCAGCTACCTGATGAACAAAAACAAAATCACTGTTTTTGAAGGGGTGGGAAGCTTCGAATCTGCAAACCAGATTAAAGTAACGAAAAACGACGGTTCTACGGAAACGATCGAATCCAAATATACCATCATCGCTACCGGTTCCAAACCGTCTTCTTTACCTTTCATTACGATTGATAAAGAAAGAGTAATCACTTCTACGGAAGCTTTGAACCTTAAAGAAATTCCTAAGCATCTGGTGGTAATTGGAGGAGGCGTAATCGGTCTTGAGCTAGGTTCTGTCTATTTAAGACTGGGTGCTCAGGTTACGGTTGTTGAATTTATGGATAAGATTATCCCGGGGATGGACGGTGCTTTAAGCAAGGAACTTACGAAGGTTCTTAAAAAGCAGGGTATGAAGTTCATGTTATCGACAGCCGTTTCAGCCGTTGAAAGAAACGGAGATACCGTTAAAATTACAGCTAAAGACAAAAAAGGAGAAGAAGTCGTTGTAGAAGGCGATTACTGTTTGGTTTCTGTTGGAAGGAGACCTTTCACAGACGGACTTGCCCTTGAGAAAGCAGGGGTGGAGCTTGACGAAAGAGGAAGAGTAAAAGTAAACGACCACTTACAGACGAATGTAGCGAATATCTACGCGATCGGAGATGTGATCAAAGGTGCAATGCTGGCTCACAAAGCGGAAGAAGAAGGGGTTTTCGTTGCTGAAACATTGGCGGGACAGAAACCTCATATCAATTATAATTTGATCCCAGGCGTTGTTTACACATGGCCGGAAGTTGCCGGAGTAGGTAAAACCGAAGAGCAGTTGAAAGAAGAAGGCGTAGCTTACAAAGTAGGTTCTTTCCCGATGAGAGCTTTGGGAAGAAGCCGTGCGAGTGGTGATGTGGATGGTTTGGTAAAAATCATTGCCGACGAAAAAACTGATGAAGTATTGGGAATGCACATCGTAGGTGCGAGAGCAGCCGACCTTATCGCAGAAGGAGTGATTGCTATGGAATTCCGTGCCAGTGCGGAAGACATTGCCAGAAGCTCCCACGCGCACCCGACCTATGCGGAAGCGATCAAAGAAGCGGCATTAGATGCTACGGCAAAAAGACCGATTCACATGTAA
- a CDS encoding TetR/AcrR family transcriptional regulator, whose translation MSNQAKKDQTQELIKETAKNLFFVKGKFDATTQEIADAAGVNRTLINYYFRSRDNLIQIIFDEAHKVEHEKSEIIMSSDLPFKEKIAQFIKGSLSTSLQYPYLETYIVSQINKGNCHKRDIEEDELEKLYTDIETEMELGNIEKMKPIQFLLNMISLLVFPSAVRPLLMENLLIDETEFDKIISERKEIILNMLFKN comes from the coding sequence ATGTCAAATCAAGCAAAAAAAGACCAAACACAGGAATTAATCAAGGAGACAGCAAAGAATCTATTCTTTGTGAAAGGTAAGTTTGATGCCACTACACAGGAAATTGCCGACGCAGCGGGTGTCAACAGAACGCTGATCAATTACTACTTTCGCTCGAGGGATAACCTGATTCAGATTATTTTCGATGAAGCCCATAAAGTGGAACATGAAAAATCGGAGATCATTATGAGTTCGGATCTGCCTTTTAAAGAAAAAATCGCCCAGTTTATAAAAGGAAGTCTATCCACCAGCTTACAATATCCGTATCTGGAAACCTACATTGTTTCACAGATCAATAAAGGGAACTGTCACAAAAGAGATATTGAGGAAGACGAACTCGAAAAACTGTATACTGATATTGAAACAGAAATGGAATTGGGAAATATCGAAAAAATGAAACCCATCCAGTTTCTCCTGAACATGATTTCCTTACTGGTTTTTCCAAGTGCCGTGAGACCGCTGCTGATGGAAAACCTGCTGATCGATGAAACGGAATTTGATAAAATCATTTCCGAAAGAAAAGAGATTATTCTGAATATGTTATTTAAGAATTAA
- a CDS encoding glycosyltransferase, which produces MKKISVIFILPDLETGGAERIVTTIANHLSRDRFEPKILLLRKQGGYLNFLREDVEIIDINTERIRHSLKPILAEIYRRKPDIVFSGFGEVNAYLSVFIKLFPKTKFIARETNVVTQHVTRKEIKFFYNFYNNYHRIIAQSDDMLKDLTANFRIKPKKVIKINNPVDFDFIGEKLKHSQKPESFKYNYKNIVAIGNLSSRKGFDNLLKVFSRLKNENVMLHILGDGQDRDLLHQMKDFLGLEHVIFHGRQENPYKFLKYADLFILSSRYEGFPNVLLEAGACGTYALANNCPGGINEIIQDNINGEISDIENHEDFAQKIMSILHESHDPEAIESCIRSRFSKNIILDRYEKVLLDLVKQ; this is translated from the coding sequence ATGAAAAAGATTTCTGTCATATTTATCCTACCGGATCTTGAAACCGGAGGCGCGGAAAGGATCGTTACCACCATTGCGAACCATCTCTCTCGGGACCGGTTTGAACCTAAGATTTTGCTCCTGCGCAAGCAGGGCGGTTACCTTAATTTCCTGAGAGAAGACGTAGAAATCATCGACATCAATACCGAAAGAATCAGGCATTCGTTAAAGCCTATTTTAGCGGAAATCTACCGCAGAAAACCGGATATTGTGTTTTCAGGATTCGGTGAAGTCAACGCCTATCTTTCTGTGTTCATCAAACTTTTTCCTAAAACGAAATTTATCGCCCGGGAAACCAATGTGGTCACGCAGCATGTAACGCGGAAAGAAATCAAATTCTTCTACAATTTTTACAACAATTACCACAGAATCATTGCCCAGAGCGATGATATGCTGAAGGATCTTACCGCAAATTTCAGGATTAAACCGAAAAAAGTCATCAAGATCAACAATCCGGTAGATTTTGATTTTATCGGAGAAAAACTTAAACATTCCCAAAAGCCTGAAAGTTTTAAATACAATTATAAAAACATCGTAGCCATCGGAAACTTGTCTTCCAGAAAAGGTTTTGACAATCTTCTGAAAGTTTTTTCCAGGCTCAAAAACGAAAATGTCATGCTCCATATTTTGGGCGACGGACAGGATCGGGATCTTTTGCACCAGATGAAAGATTTTTTGGGATTGGAACATGTTATTTTTCACGGACGGCAGGAGAATCCGTATAAGTTTCTGAAATATGCAGACCTTTTTATCCTCTCCTCAAGATATGAAGGCTTTCCGAATGTATTGCTGGAAGCCGGCGCCTGTGGAACCTATGCCCTTGCTAACAATTGCCCGGGTGGCATCAACGAAATTATTCAGGATAACATCAACGGGGAAATTTCCGATATTGAAAATCATGAAGACTTTGCGCAGAAAATTATGAGTATCCTTCATGAAAGCCATGATCCGGAAGCTATTGAAAGCTGTATCCGATCGCGGTTTTCAAAGAACATTATTTTAGACCGGTACGAAAAAGTTTTGCTGGATCTGGTGAAACAATAA